One genomic region from Nocardia vinacea encodes:
- a CDS encoding integrase core domain-containing protein, with the protein MESFNSRLRKECLNRNHWTSLPEARVVIGDFKHNRGDASEGTVVIVNLVVGAVRGAWTTVFGFAHRR; encoded by the coding sequence ATCGAATCGTTCAACTCCCGGCTACGCAAGGAATGCCTCAACCGCAACCACTGGACCAGCCTGCCCGAGGCCCGCGTGGTGATCGGCGACTTCAAACACAACCGCGGCGATGCTTCGGAGGGCACGGTGGTCATAGTCAACCTCGTGGTCGGCGCCGTTCGCGGCGCGTGGACGACAGTGTTCGGGTTTGCCCATCGGCGGTGA
- a CDS encoding SDR family NAD(P)-dependent oxidoreductase, whose translation MTDQTVLITGSTDGLGRHLAARLARTGARILVHGRDKERAEQVREEILAVGGREPEILLADLASLRQVDQLAEQVRRRTDRLDVLINNAGVGFGAPDAPRQISVDGVELRFAVNYLAVYRLTRQLRPLLIASAPSRVVNVASIGQQALDLADLNFEHDYDGGAAYRRAKLAEIMFTFDLAEELRSSRVTVTAVHPATYMDTSMVAEFGGSPLSTVEEGGDAVMHLVDDEVPTGTYFNGKAESRADDQAYDPAVRAALRQRTDELIAAAIG comes from the coding sequence ATGACTGACCAAACCGTTCTGATCACCGGTTCTACCGATGGTCTCGGGCGGCATCTGGCCGCACGTTTGGCGCGGACCGGAGCGCGGATCCTCGTGCACGGACGCGACAAGGAGCGGGCGGAGCAGGTACGCGAGGAGATCCTGGCGGTCGGCGGGCGGGAACCGGAGATCCTGCTCGCGGATCTGGCCTCGCTACGACAAGTGGACCAGTTGGCCGAGCAGGTTCGGCGGCGGACCGACCGCCTCGACGTACTGATCAACAACGCCGGCGTAGGATTCGGCGCACCGGATGCGCCTCGACAGATCAGCGTCGACGGCGTCGAATTGCGCTTCGCGGTCAATTATCTGGCGGTATATCGCCTCACTCGGCAGCTGCGGCCGTTGCTCATCGCCTCGGCGCCGTCGCGAGTGGTCAATGTCGCCTCGATCGGGCAGCAGGCACTCGACCTCGCCGACCTCAATTTCGAACATGACTACGACGGGGGTGCGGCCTATCGGCGTGCCAAGCTCGCCGAGATAATGTTCACCTTCGATTTGGCCGAGGAACTTCGCTCGTCCCGCGTTACGGTCACGGCCGTGCATCCGGCCACCTACATGGACACGTCGATGGTGGCCGAGTTCGGCGGATCACCGCTGAGCACCGTCGAAGAGGGCGGCGACGCCGTGATGCACCTGGTCGACGACGAAGTTCCCACCGGCACATACTTCAACGGCAAAGCCGAATCCCGTGCCGACGACCAGGCCTACGATCCCGCTGTCCGTGCAGCGCTGCGCCAGCGCACAGACGAGCTGATCGCCGCCGCCATCGGTTAG
- a CDS encoding aldehyde dehydrogenase family protein translates to MSTTMETLQPPEPPLRGGLVIGGDRLERTSGGSQEHIYPATGRPNATLHLAGPAEMDQAVDSGREAHREWMSFTADRRRDLLIDLADAVGQGMADFSRLNVQDYAVPVSLAINTVLLERFLRHFAGYVDKPHGLSTPVAGSLDLNLIEREPYGVVGVIAPWNGAMVVAASCVAPALAAGNAVVLKPSVLAPFAALRFGELCTEVGLPTGLVNVVPARAEGGDALVRHPGIRKIHFTGGGDTARKVLASAAVNLTPVVAELGGKSANLVFEDANLDAAAQLAAYQGPIVQSGQSCACASRILVHESVYDGFLEKFVAVVEAAKIGDPFDPTVTFGPVISAGDAERILGVIDQAVTDKSGELITGGKRIGGDLAEGYYIQPTVFGNVDNSSALAQVETFGPVVSVIKFADEAEAIRIANDSPYGLNAFVQTTNLTRAHRVARQLEAGSVWINQISDISPQGPYGGYKQSGYGRTGGLDGLYEFLQVKNIRIGMT, encoded by the coding sequence ATGTCTACGACAATGGAAACTCTGCAACCGCCCGAACCTCCATTGCGGGGTGGATTGGTCATCGGCGGTGACCGGCTCGAACGGACCTCCGGCGGCAGCCAGGAGCACATCTACCCCGCCACCGGACGGCCCAACGCGACGCTCCATCTGGCAGGCCCCGCGGAGATGGACCAGGCGGTCGATTCCGGGCGGGAGGCGCACCGGGAATGGATGTCGTTCACCGCCGACCGCCGCCGAGATCTGCTCATCGATCTGGCGGACGCGGTCGGGCAGGGCATGGCCGACTTCTCGCGGCTCAACGTGCAGGATTACGCGGTACCGGTGTCGCTGGCCATCAATACCGTGCTGCTCGAACGTTTCCTGCGCCACTTCGCCGGATATGTCGACAAACCGCACGGCCTCAGCACACCGGTGGCCGGCTCCCTCGACCTCAACTTGATCGAGCGCGAACCCTACGGTGTGGTCGGTGTAATCGCGCCGTGGAACGGCGCCATGGTCGTGGCCGCGTCGTGCGTAGCGCCGGCGCTGGCCGCGGGCAATGCCGTGGTGTTGAAGCCGTCGGTGCTGGCGCCCTTCGCCGCACTGCGTTTCGGAGAGCTGTGCACGGAGGTCGGGCTGCCGACCGGGCTGGTCAACGTGGTGCCCGCGCGGGCCGAGGGCGGTGACGCCCTCGTGCGGCACCCCGGCATTCGCAAGATCCATTTCACCGGTGGCGGCGACACCGCGCGCAAGGTCCTGGCGAGTGCGGCGGTCAATCTGACGCCAGTGGTGGCCGAATTGGGCGGCAAGTCGGCCAACCTTGTCTTCGAGGACGCGAACCTGGATGCGGCGGCGCAGCTGGCGGCGTACCAGGGTCCGATCGTGCAGTCGGGGCAAAGTTGTGCCTGCGCGAGCCGCATCCTGGTGCACGAGTCCGTCTACGACGGCTTCCTCGAGAAGTTCGTCGCAGTTGTCGAGGCCGCGAAGATCGGCGATCCGTTCGATCCGACCGTCACGTTCGGACCCGTGATCAGTGCGGGGGACGCCGAACGAATCCTCGGTGTGATCGACCAAGCGGTTACCGACAAGTCCGGAGAGCTGATCACGGGCGGCAAACGCATCGGCGGCGATCTGGCCGAGGGCTACTACATCCAGCCCACGGTATTCGGCAACGTCGACAACTCCTCGGCGCTGGCGCAAGTCGAGACCTTCGGGCCGGTCGTGTCGGTGATCAAGTTCGCCGACGAGGCGGAAGCGATCCGGATCGCCAATGATTCTCCGTACGGGTTGAACGCGTTCGTCCAGACCACCAACCTGACCCGGGCACACCGGGTGGCGCGGCAACTGGAGGCGGGTTCGGTCTGGATCAACCAGATCAGCGACATCTCGCCACAGGGACCTTACGGCGGCTACAAGCAGAGCGGCTATGGCCGCACCGGCGGCCTCGATGGCCTGTACGAATTCCTACAGGTCAAAAACATCCGGATCGGGATGACCTGA
- a CDS encoding NAD(P)-dependent oxidoreductase — MRIGFIGLGSQGGPMARRIIEAGYQTTLWARRPETLAAFADTGATVAASPAALAAASDLVCVCVVGDADVVEVVDGADGVLAGLASGGVLAVHSTVHPDTCRELAKKAAAQGVSVVDAPVSGGGQAAAERRLLVMAGGETEVVERCRPVFDTYAGHVVHLGELGAGQVAKLLNNLLFTANLATAATTFDLGRELGVDTMRLGEVIAHGSGNSVALSTIAPLGGSLQQLAIYAADLLRKDVGLVTDLAVRADAPKGPVLTAAETTLALMGEFR; from the coding sequence ATGCGCATAGGCTTTATCGGACTGGGCAGCCAGGGCGGACCCATGGCACGCCGCATCATCGAGGCGGGCTACCAGACCACACTGTGGGCGCGCAGACCAGAGACGTTGGCGGCGTTCGCGGACACCGGCGCGACGGTGGCGGCTTCTCCCGCCGCGCTCGCCGCGGCCAGCGATCTGGTGTGCGTGTGTGTGGTCGGCGACGCTGATGTCGTCGAGGTGGTCGACGGCGCGGATGGGGTCCTGGCCGGACTGGCGAGTGGCGGCGTACTCGCGGTACACAGCACAGTGCATCCCGACACTTGTCGCGAGTTGGCGAAAAAGGCTGCAGCCCAGGGAGTTTCGGTGGTAGATGCACCCGTGAGTGGCGGCGGACAGGCCGCCGCCGAGCGCAGATTGCTGGTAATGGCCGGCGGCGAGACCGAGGTGGTCGAGCGGTGCCGGCCGGTGTTCGACACCTACGCTGGGCATGTCGTCCATCTTGGTGAACTGGGCGCCGGACAGGTCGCCAAGCTGCTCAACAACCTGTTGTTCACGGCGAACCTCGCGACCGCCGCCACGACGTTCGACCTCGGACGCGAACTCGGTGTCGACACCATGCGACTCGGTGAGGTCATCGCCCATGGCAGCGGAAACAGCGTTGCGCTGAGCACAATCGCGCCGCTGGGGGGAAGCCTTCAGCAACTGGCAATCTATGCCGCCGACCTGTTGCGCAAGGACGTCGGCCTGGTAACCGATCTCGCCGTGCGAGCCGATGCGCCGAAGGGCCCGGTGCTCACGGCGGCCGAGACCACGCTTGCCCTGATGGGCGAGTTCCGCTGA
- a CDS encoding family 78 glycoside hydrolase catalytic domain, whose amino-acid sequence MPLSPTVEHLRTSGLAFPLAVDTPPEFSWRTAGADPDTRIESGTIALTRAAEPREPVWIRNWTPPAIPAVLYDGPPLEPRTRYFWRVGIQLSGRDEKVWSEPAFFETGIGNDLPRLARWIGLEVTEPPNQPTRVQYLRKRFSVPGSVIRARAYATALGWYGLSVNDADVTGNSIAPRFAAFDRRVEYRAYDITDAVTVGENSVELRLAEGRYRGRNSAEGTRAVYGNQLASMALLEIECANGTIVTVGTDADWRGSDGPLVTADPQEGTRIDARVTMGEAAHPTSESGRQLIVLTPQVSVVAAVSEPVRLLEERPPLSITELDGRIVVDFGQNLVGVTRLVVSGDRGQEITVTHSEVLNPDGHLDIDYLDMSGGMLPRIDPIDHYTLGGAPEEVFEPRFTLHGFRYAELDGVTVDQIHHITALVIGADLDYYSEFHSSHAGLERLHENIRWSMRGNFTDAPTDDPTRERSGWTGDAQVFAPAAVLLADVRLFLEDWLRDVALQQDPDGAVLDRIPRDTLIRPEAESLYPGKGAAGWGDAIILIPWTLYQHYGRTAVLDENWDAMVAWVEFCRRRAANNRHPDRAGSALAHEIFIIDTGFHWGEWLEPGTEPGGEGPSVETFLKNSSHPDAEVATAYFAYSAHLLAQIARILGKDTHAKALEELWLNVRDAYRAEFLDSAGLPCVISQAKLVRPLMFDLLPTDARDHAARRLAELIRANGSRLATGFLSTGLLLTCLSDSGHDEIAVDLLLQEEHPSWLGQLKTGATTMLETWQGRHNGKANGSQNHYALGAVARWMYEHLAGLRRIAPGWTDVHIRPVLDARLDHVAASTMTPFGRLGSAWRRQGEGWIITVHVPAGIRARLADRELTPGVSTWMQSATGTVTPMNE is encoded by the coding sequence ATGCCACTTTCTCCGACCGTCGAGCACCTGCGAACCTCGGGGCTCGCATTTCCGCTGGCCGTGGACACGCCGCCCGAGTTCTCCTGGCGGACCGCGGGCGCGGATCCCGACACTCGAATCGAGTCGGGGACAATCGCACTCACCCGCGCTGCAGAGCCGCGTGAGCCGGTCTGGATAAGGAATTGGACACCGCCAGCAATCCCGGCCGTGCTCTATGACGGTCCACCGCTGGAGCCCCGCACCCGATATTTCTGGCGTGTTGGCATACAGCTCAGCGGTCGCGATGAAAAGGTGTGGAGCGAGCCTGCCTTCTTCGAGACCGGCATCGGAAACGACCTTCCGCGACTGGCACGATGGATCGGCCTCGAGGTCACAGAACCGCCGAATCAACCGACGCGGGTCCAATATCTGCGTAAACGCTTCTCCGTGCCCGGCTCGGTCATACGAGCTCGCGCCTACGCGACCGCGCTGGGCTGGTACGGACTTTCTGTCAACGACGCGGACGTGACCGGGAACAGCATCGCTCCCCGGTTTGCGGCGTTCGACCGTCGCGTCGAGTACCGCGCCTACGACATCACCGACGCGGTCACCGTCGGCGAGAACTCTGTCGAATTACGCCTGGCTGAAGGACGCTACCGCGGCCGCAACAGCGCCGAGGGAACCCGCGCCGTCTACGGTAATCAACTGGCCTCAATGGCGCTGCTGGAAATCGAATGCGCCAACGGCACGATCGTGACGGTGGGCACCGATGCAGACTGGCGCGGCAGTGACGGGCCCCTGGTGACGGCCGATCCGCAGGAGGGGACGCGCATCGATGCCCGTGTGACCATGGGAGAAGCCGCGCATCCCACATCCGAATCCGGCCGTCAGCTGATCGTCCTCACCCCGCAGGTCAGCGTCGTGGCCGCCGTCAGCGAACCGGTGCGTTTGCTGGAGGAACGACCGCCGCTCAGCATCACAGAGCTCGACGGCCGCATCGTCGTAGATTTCGGGCAGAACCTCGTCGGCGTCACTCGGCTCGTCGTATCCGGCGACCGCGGCCAGGAGATCACCGTCACGCATAGTGAAGTCCTGAATCCGGACGGGCATCTGGACATCGACTACCTCGACATGAGCGGCGGCATGCTCCCACGCATCGACCCGATCGACCACTACACTCTCGGCGGCGCTCCCGAGGAAGTGTTCGAGCCCCGCTTCACCCTGCACGGCTTCCGGTACGCCGAACTCGACGGCGTGACGGTCGACCAGATCCACCACATCACGGCGCTCGTCATCGGCGCCGACCTCGACTACTACAGCGAATTCCACAGTTCCCACGCCGGGTTGGAGCGCCTGCACGAGAACATCCGGTGGAGCATGCGCGGAAACTTCACCGACGCCCCGACCGACGACCCCACCCGCGAGCGCTCGGGATGGACCGGCGACGCGCAGGTTTTCGCCCCCGCCGCGGTCCTGCTCGCCGACGTACGGCTGTTCTTGGAAGACTGGCTGCGCGACGTCGCCCTCCAACAGGACCCCGATGGCGCCGTCCTCGATCGCATCCCCCGTGACACACTCATCAGGCCCGAGGCCGAAAGCTTGTATCCAGGCAAGGGTGCGGCCGGCTGGGGGGATGCGATCATTCTGATCCCCTGGACGCTTTACCAGCACTACGGGCGCACCGCCGTCCTCGACGAGAACTGGGACGCCATGGTCGCCTGGGTCGAATTCTGCCGCCGCCGCGCGGCGAACAATCGTCACCCCGACCGCGCGGGCAGCGCCCTCGCTCACGAGATATTCATCATCGACACCGGTTTCCACTGGGGCGAATGGCTCGAGCCGGGGACTGAACCTGGCGGCGAAGGCCCCTCGGTGGAAACCTTTTTGAAAAACTCGAGCCACCCCGACGCCGAAGTGGCAACCGCCTACTTCGCCTACTCCGCGCACCTGCTCGCACAGATCGCTCGCATCCTCGGCAAGGACACCCATGCCAAAGCGCTAGAAGAACTCTGGCTCAATGTCCGCGACGCCTACCGTGCCGAATTCCTCGACAGCGCGGGACTACCATGCGTTATCTCCCAGGCCAAACTCGTCCGCCCGCTGATGTTCGACCTTCTGCCGACCGATGCCCGAGACCACGCGGCCCGCCGCCTCGCCGAACTGATCCGGGCCAACGGCAGCAGACTCGCTACCGGCTTCCTGTCGACCGGCTTGCTCCTGACCTGCCTGTCAGACTCGGGCCACGACGAGATCGCGGTGGATCTGCTCCTTCAGGAGGAGCATCCATCCTGGCTCGGCCAGCTCAAGACCGGGGCGACGACCATGCTCGAAACCTGGCAGGGCAGGCACAACGGGAAGGCCAACGGCTCGCAGAACCACTACGCACTCGGCGCCGTCGCGCGCTGGATGTACGAGCACCTCGCCGGACTGCGACGCATTGCCCCTGGCTGGACCGACGTACACATCCGCCCCGTGCTCGACGCACGCCTCGATCACGTCGCCGCATCCACCATGACTCCGTTCGGACGCCTCGGCAGCGCGTGGCGGCGCCAGGGCGAGGGCTGGATCATCACGGTCCACGTGCCCGCCGGCATCCGGGCGAGGCTCGCGGACCGCGAGCTCACCCCGGGCGTCTCGACGTGGATGCAGTCGGCGACCGGGACGGTGACGCCTATGAATGAGTAG
- a CDS encoding carboxymuconolactone decarboxylase family protein: MTTNTVGTPDLARSERGKREFAEVMTFPAPDDSSPTIANGLVDFVFAEIWTRPGLTRRERRFITLSCVADADAEQPILDHVYAALNSGDITITEMREAVLHFAVYAGWPKASRFNMIVDQQWERINRERGQEVPPQEPLLPLVTPSAPEARLARGEQSFMDVNCLPYFPDRNNPYQGAGILNFVFGEMWLRPGLGMKERRLITVACVAFQDAPYPIMSHVYAALKSKDLSFAEMDEFALHFAAYSGWPKASQLNQMIAEQKPRVLEEWHAEDGKTP; this comes from the coding sequence ATGACAACAAACACGGTGGGTACCCCGGACCTGGCCCGCTCGGAACGCGGCAAGCGCGAGTTCGCCGAGGTGATGACGTTCCCGGCCCCGGACGATTCGAGCCCGACCATCGCCAATGGCCTGGTCGACTTCGTGTTCGCCGAGATCTGGACCCGACCCGGCCTGACCCGGCGGGAACGGCGCTTCATCACGCTGTCCTGCGTCGCCGACGCCGACGCCGAGCAGCCGATCCTCGACCACGTCTACGCGGCGCTGAACAGCGGTGACATCACCATCACCGAAATGCGCGAGGCGGTCCTACATTTCGCGGTATACGCCGGCTGGCCCAAGGCCTCCCGATTCAACATGATCGTCGATCAGCAGTGGGAACGCATCAATCGCGAACGCGGGCAGGAGGTTCCGCCGCAGGAACCGCTGCTGCCGCTGGTCACTCCCAGCGCCCCAGAAGCCCGGCTGGCCCGCGGCGAACAATCCTTCATGGACGTCAACTGCCTGCCCTACTTTCCCGACCGCAACAACCCGTACCAGGGCGCGGGAATTCTCAACTTCGTCTTCGGCGAGATGTGGCTGCGGCCGGGGCTGGGGATGAAGGAGCGGCGCCTGATCACGGTCGCTTGTGTGGCATTCCAGGACGCGCCGTACCCGATCATGTCACACGTGTATGCCGCGCTGAAGAGCAAGGATCTGTCCTTCGCTGAAATGGACGAATTCGCATTGCATTTCGCCGCCTATTCCGGTTGGCCGAAGGCGTCCCAGCTCAACCAAATGATCGCCGAGCAGAAGCCGCGGGTGCTGGAGGAATGGCACGCCGAAGATGGAAAGACACCGTAG
- a CDS encoding winged helix DNA-binding protein, with translation MDGRRLHRLGRYLIELARQAGLESADELPPEGEIAVLADVIDNPGSSVGEITERVAFSQGHVSDCVARLVDDALLATDIDPADRRRTLVYPTDVLFKAIARRTAPRIDDALVAALGDPVAARRAKELLAELADVLLPDR, from the coding sequence ATGGACGGGAGACGGCTGCACCGGCTGGGTAGATATCTGATCGAGCTCGCGCGCCAGGCCGGTCTCGAATCCGCTGACGAACTTCCCCCGGAGGGGGAGATTGCCGTACTCGCCGATGTGATCGACAATCCGGGCAGTTCGGTCGGCGAGATTACCGAGCGGGTCGCCTTCTCTCAGGGCCATGTATCCGACTGTGTCGCGCGGCTGGTCGACGATGCGCTCTTGGCCACCGACATCGACCCGGCCGACCGGCGGCGCACCCTCGTCTATCCAACCGATGTCCTGTTCAAGGCCATCGCACGACGAACCGCGCCGCGCATAGACGATGCCTTGGTTGCCGCACTGGGCGATCCGGTCGCGGCTCGCCGGGCGAAGGAACTGCTTGCCGAGCTCGCTGACGTGCTGCTGCCGGATCGATGA
- a CDS encoding SRPBCC family protein, whose protein sequence is MKLENTFSIPVPVSDAWNVLLDIERIAPCVPGATLTGKDDGGYTGKIKVKLGPVGLTYTGVIKFRSTDETTKVAVLEGGGREARGNGTAHAVITCRLAESDGATDVVVETNLAITGKPAQFGRGTLAEVAGTLIGRFAANLAEEITATKDRDSPEVVALKSNSEDDGNAFGTRVTASATAPRVAAEPIDLLEAAGMGRLKRFGPPAVALLLVLNIVLLLRRRHRER, encoded by the coding sequence ATGAAGCTCGAGAACACCTTCAGTATTCCCGTCCCGGTGTCGGACGCGTGGAACGTGCTGCTCGACATCGAGCGGATCGCGCCCTGTGTGCCCGGGGCCACGCTCACGGGGAAGGACGACGGCGGCTACACCGGCAAGATCAAAGTCAAACTCGGTCCCGTCGGTTTGACCTATACCGGCGTTATCAAATTCCGGTCGACCGACGAGACAACCAAGGTCGCCGTGCTCGAGGGCGGCGGACGAGAAGCTCGTGGCAATGGCACCGCGCACGCTGTCATCACCTGTCGACTCGCGGAATCCGATGGTGCTACCGACGTTGTCGTGGAGACCAACCTTGCTATCACCGGCAAGCCCGCGCAGTTCGGTCGCGGCACCCTGGCCGAGGTGGCCGGCACGCTCATCGGCCGGTTCGCCGCGAACCTGGCCGAGGAGATCACCGCCACCAAGGACCGGGATTCGCCGGAAGTCGTTGCACTGAAGTCGAATTCGGAAGACGACGGCAATGCGTTCGGCACCAGGGTGACGGCGTCGGCTACCGCGCCGCGCGTAGCGGCCGAACCCATCGACCTGCTCGAAGCAGCCGGCATGGGCCGCTTGAAGCGTTTCGGTCCGCCGGCGGTGGCATTGCTGCTGGTGCTGAACATTGTGCTGTTGCTTCGGCGACGCCACCGTGAAAGGTGA
- a CDS encoding TetR/AcrR family transcriptional regulator codes for MQTPADPRKYWDIFRDQQRAEVAEATIALVAETDAPVTIAEIADRAGMSRRTFYKHFPTLGAAMVHTHSVVVGRLRAHAERGQSDHINGLDRLIAGCRSLFDASKEHPELIRFLSYFDFAFRRHGLTPEQRAEFSKLYTGELLLPMDLLHEGRRDGSIQADIDARTTAIALGNATIGILQRLQIMDEYTNGRDEAAQRLFDLELEAWRTYLRREAGR; via the coding sequence ATGCAGACCCCCGCCGACCCGCGCAAGTATTGGGATATTTTTCGTGACCAGCAGCGGGCCGAGGTCGCTGAGGCCACCATTGCGCTGGTCGCGGAGACGGACGCTCCGGTCACGATCGCCGAGATCGCGGACCGGGCAGGCATGAGCAGGCGCACCTTCTATAAGCATTTCCCGACTCTGGGCGCCGCCATGGTGCACACCCATAGTGTCGTCGTCGGTCGGCTTCGCGCACACGCCGAGCGTGGGCAGTCCGACCACATCAACGGCTTGGACCGCCTGATCGCGGGCTGCCGATCACTCTTCGACGCCAGTAAGGAGCATCCAGAACTCATTCGCTTTCTCAGCTACTTCGACTTCGCTTTCCGCCGCCATGGACTCACCCCCGAGCAACGTGCCGAATTCAGCAAGTTGTATACCGGCGAACTGCTACTGCCGATGGATCTTCTGCACGAAGGTCGGCGCGACGGATCGATCCAGGCGGATATTGATGCCCGGACTACTGCCATCGCGCTCGGCAACGCCACGATAGGCATTCTGCAACGCCTCCAGATCATGGACGAGTACACCAATGGCCGCGACGAAGCCGCGCAACGCCTATTCGACCTCGAGCTCGAAGCGTGGCGGACCTACCTGAGACGCGAAGCAGGCCGATAG
- a CDS encoding mycofactocin-coupled SDR family oxidoreductase, which yields MAGRVEGKVAFITGAARGQGRAHAVRLAQEGADIICVDVCKQLDGVIIPMSTPADLAETVDQVQALGRRIIAAEVDVRDYDAMKAVVDEGVARFGRLDIVVANAGLGSEGKRLDRMSEKVWRDMIDVNLTGVWLTAKAGIPHLVAGGRGGSIVITSSSGGLRAHPNIGHYIAAKHGVIGVMRTLAIELGDKSIRVNAICPTQVSTPLLLNDETFRMFRPDLENPTKEDFAPASQTMHVLPTPWVDAEDIANAALFLVSDEARFITGVALPVDAGMLLK from the coding sequence ATGGCTGGAAGAGTTGAGGGCAAGGTCGCCTTCATTACCGGTGCCGCTCGTGGGCAGGGTCGTGCCCACGCCGTGCGCCTCGCCCAAGAGGGCGCCGACATCATCTGCGTCGATGTCTGCAAGCAGCTCGATGGCGTCATCATTCCGATGTCGACGCCGGCGGATCTGGCCGAGACGGTCGACCAGGTGCAGGCGCTCGGCCGACGAATCATCGCCGCCGAGGTGGATGTGCGCGACTACGACGCGATGAAAGCGGTTGTCGACGAGGGCGTCGCGCGGTTCGGACGGCTCGATATCGTGGTGGCGAACGCCGGCCTGGGCAGCGAAGGCAAGCGGCTCGACCGCATGAGCGAGAAGGTCTGGCGCGACATGATCGACGTCAACCTGACCGGGGTCTGGCTCACTGCAAAGGCAGGCATCCCGCATCTCGTCGCGGGGGGTCGCGGCGGTTCCATCGTGATCACCAGCTCCAGCGGTGGTCTGCGCGCGCACCCGAACATCGGACATTACATTGCCGCCAAGCATGGCGTCATCGGCGTGATGCGAACGCTGGCAATAGAGCTGGGTGACAAGAGTATTCGCGTCAATGCGATCTGCCCGACCCAGGTCAGCACACCGCTGCTGCTCAATGACGAGACTTTCCGGATGTTTCGGCCCGACCTGGAGAACCCGACCAAGGAGGACTTCGCTCCGGCATCGCAGACCATGCACGTGCTGCCCACACCCTGGGTCGATGCCGAAGACATCGCCAACGCGGCACTGTTCCTGGTCTCCGACGAGGCCAGGTTCATTACCGGTGTCGCCCTGCCGGTCGACGCCGGCATGCTGCTGAAGTAA
- a CDS encoding mycofactocin-coupled SDR family oxidoreductase produces the protein MTENTQRIGRVAGKRVLITGAARGMGRSHAVRLAEEGADLILIDVCGPLPEIEYPLSTPADLAETARLVDKHNRRAITKTVDIRDAAALAAAVADGVAQLGGLDAVVANAGVLTAGTWDTTTPEQWRTVVDVNLIGTWNTCAAALPHLVERGGSIVNISSAAALKGTPLHIPYTASKLGVVGMSKALANELAAQSVRVNTVHPTGVPTGMIPESLFKLLTEARPDLAPLFGNALPVPMVEALDISNAVLYLVSDEARYVTGMEFKVDAGVTLK, from the coding sequence ATGACCGAAAATACGCAACGTATCGGACGCGTAGCCGGCAAGCGAGTGCTCATCACCGGCGCTGCCCGCGGTATGGGTCGCAGCCATGCGGTCCGGCTGGCAGAAGAGGGCGCCGACCTGATCCTGATAGATGTCTGCGGACCGCTGCCGGAGATCGAGTACCCACTGTCCACGCCAGCGGATCTGGCGGAGACGGCTCGCCTGGTCGATAAGCACAACCGTCGCGCGATCACCAAAACGGTAGACATCCGGGACGCTGCGGCACTGGCGGCTGCCGTCGCCGACGGCGTGGCACAGCTGGGCGGCCTCGACGCCGTCGTGGCCAATGCCGGTGTACTGACCGCGGGCACTTGGGATACGACGACACCCGAGCAGTGGCGGACCGTGGTGGATGTCAACCTCATCGGTACGTGGAACACCTGCGCTGCAGCGCTTCCGCATCTCGTCGAGCGCGGCGGCAGCATCGTCAACATCAGCTCGGCGGCCGCTCTCAAGGGCACGCCGCTGCACATCCCCTACACCGCCTCGAAGCTCGGCGTTGTGGGAATGAGCAAGGCACTCGCCAATGAACTTGCGGCACAGAGTGTTCGCGTCAATACGGTGCATCCGACTGGAGTCCCGACCGGAATGATCCCGGAGTCACTGTTCAAGCTGCTCACCGAAGCGCGGCCGGACCTGGCGCCGCTGTTCGGCAACGCACTCCCGGTCCCGATGGTCGAGGCCCTCGACATCAGTAATGCCGTGCTGTACCTGGTCTCTGACGAGGCGCGCTACGTCACCGGCATGGAGTTCAAGGTCGACGCCGGCGTCACCCTCAAGTAG
- a CDS encoding transposase family protein gives MCQGWSRAGVSSVPSAVADAPKVLWALDFQFDSTVDGKAIKIVSMVDEHTRESLLHLAERSIIAERLIVELEKVFTTLGGPPKVLRMDNGPEMVSRALQQFCGNRVGSAYVLPGTP, from the coding sequence ATGTGTCAGGGCTGGTCGCGCGCCGGTGTCTCGTCGGTACCGTCTGCGGTAGCGGACGCACCGAAGGTGTTGTGGGCGTTGGATTTCCAGTTCGACTCCACTGTCGATGGCAAGGCGATCAAGATCGTGTCGATGGTCGATGAGCACACGCGTGAGTCGCTGCTGCACCTGGCTGAACGTTCGATCATCGCTGAGCGGCTGATCGTCGAACTCGAGAAAGTGTTCACCACCCTCGGCGGGCCACCGAAAGTGTTGCGCATGGACAACGGACCGGAGATGGTTTCTCGAGCCCTGCAACAGTTCTGCGGCAACCGGGTCGGGTCGGCCTACGTTTTGCCCGGCACACCCTGA